In Gossypium arboreum isolate Shixiya-1 chromosome 6, ASM2569848v2, whole genome shotgun sequence, the following are encoded in one genomic region:
- the LOC108485800 gene encoding profilin-2 yields MSWQTYVDEHLMCDIDGTGHHLTAAAIIGHDGSVWAQSSKFPQLKGNEITDIMKDFDQPGHLAPTGLHIEGVKYMVIQGEPGAVIRGKKGPGGITIKKTAQALIFGIYEEPVTPGQCNLVVERLGDYLAEQGL; encoded by the exons ATGTCGTGGCAAACTTACGTAGATGAGCACTTGATGTGTGATATCGATGGCACAGGACACCACCTTACTGCCGCTGCTATCATTGGGCATGATGGCAGTGTCTGGGCTCAGAGCTCTAAGTTCCCTCAG TTGAAGGGTAATGAGATCACTGACATCATGAAAGATTTCGACCAACCAGGCCACCTTGCACCTACTGGCTTACACATTGAGGGTGTAAAGTATATGGTGATCCAGGGTGAGCCTGGAGCTGTTATTCGTGGAAAAAAG GGACCAGGAGGGATAACAATCAAGAAAACAGCACAGGCGCTTATTTTTGGGATCTATGAAGAACCAGTGACTCCAGGGCAATGCAACCTGGTTGTGGAGAGGTTGGGAGATTATCTTGCAGAACAAGGCCTGTAG